A window of Phaseolus vulgaris cultivar G19833 chromosome 4, P. vulgaris v2.0, whole genome shotgun sequence genomic DNA:
TCTGTAGAGATCATTCAGGTGATTAGATCATCTGATGAAAGAGAGCAGAAGACCATCTACTAGAGACGGTCTAGGAATGGTTGTAACAGACCATCTAGTGCAAGCATTTATTAGGCTTAATTgtcttaatgattttttattattcctTTATTTAGGTTTTATATATCAATATCGTTATGAGTGTGGACTGTACACTCTAAACTTATTAGACTATGTGTATAGAACCTTTTCGTGTTAATAAAAGTGTTTTATTTGTTCTTCTTgtttgttattgttgataaccTAACAATTTCAACTTTAAAGATCACTCTCCAAATATCCTTTTTTTTGTttgagaagagaaagaaagtttAGGAGAATTTTAACGAGGGAGtgtttatatttcaattttagCACCCTTTCTCATAAAAGCATTAACATAATTGATacttactaaaaaaaaatcttttacacAACTATCATATGGTCATATGATTGATTCAAGATGAATCTACTTCATAAATTTGAACTACATTTTACCTTGATGGATcattaattttctcaaaatgGATTCCTCCACGATAAGTAAATTGATGACCTGTTGAAGATACATTAACAATTCTCCCTTGTACCTTACTTTCTCTTGTTGTTTTCTTCATATTATCCAACAACAAATTTGTTAGATGAAAATGACCTGTGAAATTATGTTGAAAAAAATGTATAGATtgagattatttttaaaatttctcaaCTTTATAGAAAGAACAAAGTTATTAGACATTTTATGGCAAAGggtaaaatgaatatgcatatATTTCATATGATAATTACTTATAACCCCAAACACACCCAGTATCATAAAAGAATAATGTAATGAAActtagataaattaaaaaatacctAAATAATTTATAGCAAATTGAAGTTCAACGTTATCCGTGGATAGCATGAAAGGGGCTGCACAAATCCCTGCATTGTTTCTTAGAATtacaaaaaacaaataaattattattattattactaaattATTTCAATGAATGATCACGATTAAGTATTTGGAAGGATATATGAAATAGTATATGAAAGAAAAAGTTTAATAATGTAGTTGGTGCTTACATCAGAATATTCAATGGAAGACGAGTTGAATTAAACTCAGTTGCAAAATTTTGAACAGAGGCCATTGAACTTAGATCTAATTTCATCACATCAACTTTAGCTGTTGGAATTTCCTTAAGTATTGATTCCTTCACATTATTTGCATCAATCATATCAATTACTCCCATAATCACATGCACACCACGCAATGCAAGAACACGAGCAGTTTCAGCACCAATACCACTTGATGCACCTATTATGGTTTCAAACAACAACTATTACAATTAAAAAGTGTAtgtatgcaaaaaaaaaaaaaaaacaatatcatggagttttttttttttaatttgatttagtaTATATacattatcaaaatttaaaatcatgaAAGTATAACATTTTCTTAAAAGATAGTCTTGTACCTAAGTTGCATAGTTAAACTCAGTTAACAACTAAGCAATTTTGGCTAACCCTCAATTGTAAGGTTGAGGTAGTTTGTTTTAGGTTTTAGACCCAGTTTGAAACAGTTGCTCCCTACCTTGTTCAATAATTTCCACTTGCGTTGGATGCATATTGTTTTTCTAATTAAGTGTATGTCTGTCTAAAAGCtgatttaattaagttttaagttatttaagtattttataatgagtttttatttaaaataaattgttttattgagtatttaaaatttttatatttttcatttgtgTCATTTAATTTTTATGGGAATTGGGTAACACGTACTTGTATTCACGTGTTAATACATATGAAGATTTATAGTTAATATAAAACGATATTATGATTTATGTAAAACAAGAAGTAACTTGTattcatttcattgaaaatgTGTTGGATAAGAAAGTTTTCATACTCTCTTATGGCTTTCATGTCATCATCTACAATGACCAAATAACCGTCGTCATCTTCGGTAGGTTACAATGATGATGATTTCTTGGTCATTGTAGATGATGATGTCGGCGTCATCGGAGAGCATAACGATCTCAATATCTAACACATTTTCGATGCAATAAAAGTCACTTGTCATTATACATTAATCGTgatatcattttatattaatcaCAAAATATCACATCTTATTTCATTACACATAAAGACGAAAAATTAAtggaaaaactaaaataataatcatgtcacttaattaaaaaaaaaaattaaataacagaCATTGaattggaaaatataaaaattatgagTACTCaatcaaagaaaacaaaaataataaaaactcaaTTGAAAATACTCAAAGTTATAAGGAAGTTGAAACTTAACTAAGCCTAatttaattagataaaaaaattcaccCTTTTTACgaaattaaaataaaccaattttagttattttcattttaaacaattttatttttaaaattttgtatttgaaTAAAGACATTTAAAGTTATTAAATTTATAGTATTTCAAACtattatcaaatataaaaatgtattttcctattaaatatttttaataattaaaaatactagTTAAAGAGTTTTTTAATCAAGGTCTACAAGCTTTTTAAAGTTgacttagaaaaaaaaatgtaaaacaatGTAGATTAGGTTTCTTTTACAATACTAGTTAAAGTTTTTCTAAGTTGTTTCAAGTGATATTAAttagagttattttttttttggcatTGTTAGAATGAGTTTTTGGGATAACTTTTCAATTGATAGCAGCTAAATAACCCAAACTAACATTAACTAACAAAATCTTAAACaagttaatgaaaaataatttctaaattagtatttaatattaattattaagattttacttacaaaaatgttaattttaaattaataattaattaattaatttaattaaaattaatttagaatataaaataactataactaaaatattaattaatgtaaaattttaatttataaattattttattattttttattaataatataattttttaaaatttataaaatattatctatttagtcaatatagttattaattatttttaaattagttatttaaaATGAACATCTAATTAACAATTGtatgtaaataatataataatatatactaatattttaatttaaaaagaaaacatatcATTAAAATAGTAATATAATAAGTTACCAAGGTATTAAAGCtctattttgaaatatttgaaatttattatttatatgcattattattttttattatattataatacatttACTCGTGAAATGGTAGCATGTCTCTCCCCTTTCGCGTAAAAATCTGGGACGATGGCTTGAGAATACCATGAAAGAAGCTTACTATCGACTTTCTTTGAAAAAAGAGTGATAATTAAATGCAGTCTCTCAAGTAAAAATTTCACTGCATTAACTCATTACTCAAGGAAATGATCCAGTGAAATTTTAACAggaatttaattttcaatgactAAATTGGAGAGACAATATGATAAAAAAGTATttcaaatatttgtttattaaaatataattttctttatttatatttcataagataataattatttgtttacCTTTTTCTTTACTTAACATGTaatgatatgaaaaaaatgATGAGTGTtgaatagaaaatgaaaaacagtgagaaagagaaaaagagcGACCTGTGACAATTGCAGTGAGAGCGGTAGCATGGATCCCTTGAGTAACTTGGAGTGCTGTGGAAGATGATGAAAACCCAGAATCTCCTTTTCTACTCAATCCccacatttttcttttcttttcttttctctctcaaaCTCACTATTTCTCTATCTTCTCTATATTCATTGCAGGAATGCAGGAGCAGTTgctgatatatatataaatatatgcgTGTGCAAGAACACCTACACAAATCATAAATGTTAGAGTTAGATAAATTAGATtaaacaatttataaaaaaatttataaaacaaaatcactatcaattagattaaatttattttatcaattagattaaattcatCTCGATTTGGACCTTGGCAGACTCACTTAGAAATGGACCTGGACCCACTCGACTCGACATGAAACTTAACCGACTCGGCTCGACAAGGATCCAGACCGACTCGGCTCGACCTAAGCCTGG
This region includes:
- the LOC137837607 gene encoding short-chain dehydrogenase TIC 32, chloroplastic-like isoform X2; this translates as MWGLSRKGDSGFSSSSTALQVTQGIHATALTAIVTGASSGIGAETARVLALRGVHVIMGVIDMIDANNVKESILKEIPTAKVDVMKLDLSSMASVQNFATEFNSTRLPLNILINNAGICAAPFMLSTDNVELQFAINYLGHFHLTNLLLDNMKKTTRESKVQGRIVNVSSTGHQFTYRGGIHFEKINDPSSYNNWRAYGQSKLANILHAKELARRFKEDGINITANSLHPGVVSTNIYLHNRLLKGSINNMLFSIAPTSESIQWQIFCR
- the LOC137837607 gene encoding short-chain dehydrogenase TIC 32, chloroplastic-like isoform X1 translates to MWGLSRKGDSGFSSSSTALQVTQGIHATALTAIVTGASSGIGAETARVLALRGVHVIMGVIDMIDANNVKESILKEIPTAKVDVMKLDLSSMASVQNFATEFNSTRLPLNILINNAGICAAPFMLSTDNVELQFAINYLGHFHLTNLLLDNMKKTTRESKVQGRIVNVSSTGHQFTYRGGIHFEKINDPSSYNNWRAYGQSKLANILHAKELARRFKEDGINITANSLHPGVVSTNIYLHNRLLKGLKCMLSPILNKLEGYVVKNVQQGASTTCYLALHPQVSRFNGKYFADNNVSEASLQGRDMDLAKKLWDFSINLTKQNK